The following proteins come from a genomic window of Nostoc sp. GT001:
- a CDS encoding pentapeptide repeat-containing protein, whose translation MNAEELKRRFAAGERYFPAVNLSGDKLIGADLPGINLWGSDLSGVNLAKAKLWGADLSSTNLAKANLTRANLSGANLNEANLRGAKLNYAKLYGANLTGAYYDESTRFSRGFDPISRNMRKV comes from the coding sequence ATGAATGCTGAAGAATTAAAAAGGCGTTTTGCCGCAGGAGAAAGATATTTTCCAGCCGTCAACTTGAGTGGGGACAAGCTGATTGGAGCCGATTTGCCTGGAATTAATTTATGGGGATCTGACTTGAGTGGAGTTAACTTAGCTAAAGCTAAACTCTGGGGAGCAGATTTGAGTAGTACTAATTTAGCCAAAGCGAATTTGACCAGAGCTAATTTGAGTGGTGCCAATCTCAATGAAGCAAATCTTCGAGGAGCAAAACTCAACTATGCCAAGTTGTATGGAGCTAATCTAACTGGCGCTTACTATGATGAAAGTACGCGCTTTTCTAGAGGTTTTGACCCCATCAGTAGAAATATGCGGAAGGTGTAG